CGCGCATTACTCCTCGCCTACGTCGTGGAGCCGCTGGCCCTTGAGTTCCGGGACGACCCCGCTCTCGCTGAACCGCAGGTCGTACTCCAGGAGGTCGTTCAGCCGGATGTCGGCCTTCTGTTCGTACTTCGGTGCCTTGCCGAGCTTGGCGACCTGCCTGTAGAGGTCCCGCTCGGCGTCGGTCGGCGAGTCGCCGTAGACGTGGCGGCCGACGACGACGGCGCCGACGGTGTCCTCCGGCGAGGGCTTGCCCTTCGACCCCGCGGCGACCATGTAGGTCGGCTTCTCCGCCCCGTCGAGGTGGTCGGCGACCGCGCGGGCGTTCGCGAGCGTCCCCACGTACACGTCCACGTCGTCGCCGCCGGCGAGCCGGAGGTCCGTCACCGCCGCCCCGCCGTTGGTCGAGGTGAGCGCGGTCGGGCGGCCGGCCACGTCGGTATCCTGGACCCACGTCGGGGAGTTGAAGAAGTCGTACCCCTCGGTGGGGGTGTAGTCGTCGCTCGAACCGCCGCCGATCCGCGCCTCGGGGTGCTCGTCCCTGAACGCGTGCTCGTCGCCGCGCTCCTCGGTGACGTGGACGTACTCGGCGCCGTTCTCGAACAGCTCGACGACGGTCGTCGAGAAGTGGGTCACGTCGATGACGACGTAGTTGCCCGCCGGCGGGTCCGCGGGGATCCGGGCCCGGGACGGCAGGATGCGGTCGACGAGTCGGTCCTCCAGGTCGGTGTCGGCGAGCGACGCCATACCCGTGCTCGCGCGGACCGGACGGAAGCCCCTTGCTAAGAGCCCTATTGTCGGCCGCGTTCGGGTCTATAGCCGTACCGAGCGGTCCGTCCGGTCTCAGTCGCCGGCCCGCGCCTCGGCGCGCGCCCGCTCGACGCTCTTGCCGTCCCGGAGGACCGCGTCGACGAACAGCTCCCCCGCCCGGTACGACGACCGGACCATCGGGCCGGCGGCACAGTACAGGAAGCCCAGTTCCTCCTCGGCGACCCGCCGCCAGGTGTCGAAGGCGTCGGGGTGGACGTACTCCGAGACTTCGAGGTGCGACCGGGAGGGCTGGAGGTACTGGCCGAGCGTCACCACGTCGACGCCGACGCTCCGCAGATCCGAGAGCGTCTGGTAGACCTCGTGGTCGTACTCGCCGACGCCGAGCATCAGGCTGGTCTTGACGTACGAGTCGGACTCCCGGGCGGCCTGGCGCAACACCGACAGCGACTGCTCGTAGCCCGCTCGGCGGTCCCGAACCGGCCACTGCAGGCGGTCGACCGTCTCGACGTTGTGCGCGAACACGTCCGGTTCGGCGTCCAGTACTTTCCGGACGAGCCGCTCCTCGCCCTGGAAGTCGGGGACGAGCGCCTCGACGAGAATGCCCGGGTGGCGCTCCTTGATCGCCTCGATGGTGCGGGCGAAGTGGCCGGCCCCCTGGTCGGGCAGGTCGTCGCGGTCGACCGAGGTGAGGACCACGTAGTCGAGGCCGATCTCGGCGACCGCCTCCGCGACCTGCTCGGGTTCCTCCTCGTCGAGCGGGTCCATCCCGCCGGTCGCCACGTCGCAGAAGTTACAGCCCCGCGAGCAGCGGTCGCCCATCAGCATGAACGTGGCCGTGCCGGGCCCGTCCCGACCCGACCAGCACTCCCCGAGGTTCGGGCAGTTGGCCTCCTCGCAGACCGTGTTGAGCCCGCGGTCGCGGAGGGTCTCTTTGATGTCCGTGAAGCGCTCGCCCGAGGGCGGCCGCATCTTGAGCCACTCGGGCTTGCGAGCGCGACTCATTGGCGAGGCTTGGGCTCGGTCGGGCAAAAGGATGCGGGAGTCGGCTCCGTCCCGGTCCCGGACCGGCGGCCCAGCGGCGAGTCCCGCTACGCCCGACAGACGGCGAGCATGTGCGCGGACATATCGGCGACGGTGCGGTCGTCGCGGCAGTCGTCGACGAGCCGGCGGACGCCCGCGAGTTGCGCCTCGTCGAGGTCTTCGGCCACCCCTCGGAGCGACCCGGCCGAGAGGACCGACGCCAGCCCCTCCAGCCCCACGAGTCGCTCCACGTCCAGTCCCGCCCCAGCCAGCAGGTCCTCGAACTCGTCGGCGCGGAAGAAGTGGGTCTCGGCGAACGCCGAGTCGTAGTCGATCCGGTCGACGAACGCCCGGTCGTAGTCGCCCGTCTCGGCGAGTTCGTCCGCGCGCCGCAGGTGCTCCGCGCCGTCCACGAGGTAGAGGACCAGCCAGTTGAGCCGCCCCATCACCGACGCGAACACGGGACCGCCCCCTGCGGTCACCCGGCGGAGTTCCGCCGCGGCGGTCGCCCGCTCGTCGGCGTCGAGGACGTGCGAGAGCGGGCCGCCCAGACACAGCGTCGCGTCGAAGGCTCCAGTATCGAAATCGAGGTCGCGAACGTCCCCCGGGCGGACGGTCACCCGGTCGCCCAGGCCGCGCTCGGCGACCTTCCCGCGGGCGACCGCCCGCTGGCCCTCGCTCGGGTCGACGAGGGTCACGTCGTGGCCCCGCTCGGCCAGCCAGACGGCGTAGCGGCCGGCGCCGCCGCCGACGTCGAGCACGCGGCCGGACTCGGGGAGCGCCCGCTCCAACTGCTCGACGGTCCCCTCCCACTCCAGGCGGCCGTGGAGGCTCGACGCGAGCCGGTCCCACTCGGCCTCGCCGTGGTCGTCGTAGTAGGTCTCGGGGTCGTCCACGCCCGGCGAGTGGCCGGCGGGGGTGATATATTTTGTGCGGAGCTGACAGGAAGGGCGGACGGGCCGGAACCACCTCAACCGGCGCGCGGACCCGTCGAGTGACTCCGCAGCCGGTCGATCCGATCGCCGAGCGGCGGGTGATGCGAGAGCAGGCCCGACCACCCGTCGCCGCCCGCGGCGACGTAGCGGCGCTCGGCCAGCGTCTCCAGCGCGTCGGCGAGCGCCGCCCCGCCGACCGCCTCCGCGGCGTAGGCGTCGGACCCCTCCTCGGTCCGGCGGACGACCCAGGCGAGGGCGACGGCGAACGGCGGCGCGCCGAGGAGAATCGCGACCAGCGCGGCGTCGGGCGCGACCGAGGCGGCGCCGAGCGCGGCCCCCGCGGCGACGGCGACCAGCGCGTACCGCAGGAGGACGTGCCCGTGCTCGTGGTGGCCGACCTCGTGGGCGACGACGGCGCGCAGCTCGTCGCCGTCGAGGGTCGCGAACAGCGACTCGGTGAGGAAGACGTACTCGGCGCCCGGGACGATCCCGGCGGCGAAGGCGCTGCCGAGCCGGGTGCGGTCGTCGACGACCCGCAGCCGGACGCCCGCCGGGAGGGCGTCGCCGACGGCCGCCCGCTCCTCGTCTGTCGGCCAGCGGGTCCGCAGCGCGACGACGAGGGCGACGGGCGTCAGCGCCGTCGCGACCAGCCCGAGGCCGACCGCGGCGACGACGCGAGGCCAGCCGGCGGGGACCAGCGCGACGGCGGCGGCGAGGACGACCCCGAGGAAGCCGACGCCGTCGCGTTCGAGTTCCCAGGCGGCGGCGTCGCGGTAGCGCAGCCGGAACCCGCGGACCGCGCGGCGGTAGGGGACCGTCGCCAGCCGGACGGCCACGGCGACGGCGACGACCGGCAGCGCGTAGACGGCGACCGCGGCGGCGACGCCGGCGACCGCGCCCGCCGTCGGCCCGGCCGCCTCGGCGACCGCCGCTGTCGCGTCGGCCTGGACCGAGCGGGCCAGCCCGGACAGGCGGGTGAGGGCGGCGGTAACGACGGTACCGACCGCGACGCCGCGCCGCCGGAGGCGCCCGAGCGCGGCGGCCGTCTCGGCGTCGTCGGCCGGTCCCTCGTAGGCCGAGCGGGCGCGCCACCGGACCGCCGCGCCGACGACGACCGCGACCGCGACCTGGAGGACGGCGGCGACCGGCGGGGCGAGGGCGGGGCTCACGCGTACGGCGACGACTCCGACCGTCAAAGTGTCACCGAACGGTTCGGTGGAAAATTCAACAGGTAGAAACAAATATTTAACATGTATCGGCGCGGGATAGTCGGATATGTTCGACGTGACGCGCGACGACATCGTCGGTGGCTCGCTGTCGCGCGCGCTCGTGGTCCTGGCGGGACCGCTGGTCGCCCAGAACTTCGCGCTGGTCGCCCAGTCGGTCGTCGACCTGTTCTGGGTCGGGCGGCTCGGCGGGACGGCGGTCGCCGCCGTCGGCCTGGCGACGGTGGTCGTCGCCCTGCTGACGGTGCCGCTGCAGGCGTTTTTCACCGGGAGTCAGGTCGTCACCTCCCAGCGCGTCGGGGCCGACGAGGCGGCCGCCGCCCGGCGGGTCCCGTTCACCGCCGCCGCCTGCGCGGTGGCCGTCGCGGCCGTACTGGGGGTCGGTCTCGTCGTCGGCGCCGAGACGGTCGCCGGCCTGTTCACCGGCGACGCGGCCGTCCGGCGGCTCGCCGCGGAGTACCTCACCGCCTACGCGCTCGCGCTGGTCGCGATCGGCGCCAGCGACACGCTGGAGAGCGGGTTCACCGGCTGGGGCGACACGACGGCGGCGCTGTACGTCAACCTCACCGCCATCGTCGTCAACGTCGTCTTCGACCCCCTGTTGATCCTCGGATGGGGCCCGTTCCCGCGGCTGGAGCTGTTCGGCGCGGCGCTGGCGACAGCGGTCGGCTACGCCGTCGGCGCGCTGTTCGCGCTCGCGCTCGCCGCGCGCGGCCGAGAGGGGTTCCGGCTCACGCGGCGGGCGCTCCGGCCGCACCTCGACACCGCCCGCGAGGTGGCCGACGTCGGGCTGCCGGTCGCCGGCCAGCAGAGCGGCCGGCAGGTCGCCCGCCTCGGCATGATCTGGGTCGTCTCCGCCGTCGGCGGGCCGGCGGCGCTGGCGGCCTACCACATCGGCTCGCAGGTCGCGACCGTCGCGTTCGTCCCCGCACAGGGGGTCGCCCAGGCCGCCACCAGCGTCGTCGGGCAGAACCTCGGCGCCGACCAGCCCGCCCGCGCCCGCCGCGCGACCTGGATCGGCGTCGCCATCGCCGCCGTCGGGCTCTCGGCGTTCGGCGTCGTCCAGTGGTTCGTCCCCGCACCCATCGCGCGCGTGTTCGTCCCCGACCTCTCGGGGCAGGCCCTCGCCTACTCGGTCCTGTACCTCCAGATCCTCGCCTACGGCTACTGGGCGCTGGGCGTCATCTACACGGTCGAGGCCGGCTTCAACGGCGCCGGCAACACCGACGTGAGCATGTACTCGACGCTCGCCCAGTACTGGGCGGTTCGCCTCCCGGTCGCGCTCGTCGGCGCCTACGCCCTCGACCTCGGCGCGGCCGCCGTCTTCTGGGGCGTCACGCTGTCGAACGTCGCCGCCGCCCTCTGGCTGACCGCGTACTTCCACCGCTCGGCCGACCGCGGGATGCTCGACCGCGCGGCCGACGACGCCGCCGCGTCGGACTGACGGTCCGTCGCCGTCGCTCCCCGGCCGGACACCGCGAGCGGCCTCGCCGACCACTTCCACTCCGCCATAGAAACGCATATGCCGACGGGGCCCCCGGGTTCGTCCGTGTCACGGCACGCCGACGGCGAGACGGAGCTGGCGGTTTCCGAGGTGCTGCCCGACTACGCCGACGCCTTCCCCTTCGAGCGGTTCAACCGGATGCAGTGCGAGGTGTTGCCCGCGCTGCTCGACTCCGAGGAGAACGTCGTCGTCAGCGCGCCGACCGCCAGCGGCAAGACCGCCCTCGCCGAGGTCGCCATCTGCGAGGCCATCGAGGCCGACGGGACCGCCCTCTTCCTCGCGCCGCTGCGCGCGCTCACCAACGAGAAGGAGAGCGAGTGGGAACGGTTCGAGGATCTGGGCTACTCCGTGTACGTCGTCACCGGCGAGCGCGACCTGAACCCGCGCCGCGCCGAGCGGGCGGACATCCTCGTGATGACCCCCGAGAAGGCCGACTCGGCGACGCGCAAACACGACTCGCCCCGGTACTCCTTTATCACCGACGTTGACTGCTGCGTCATCGACGAGGTCCACCTGCTCGACTCCGAGAAGCGAGGCTCGGTGCTGGAAGTCACCGTCTCGCGGCTGCGCCGGCTCTGCGACCCGCGCGTGGTCGCGCTCTCGGCGACGATGCCCAACGTCGACGACGTGGCCGGGTGGCTGGACGCCCCCGCCGACAACACCTTCGAGTTCGGCGACGACTACCGGCCGGTCCCGCTGCACGCCGACGTGCGGACCTACACCCACGGCGACAACGCCTTCGCCGACAAGTACCGCCGGCTATACCGCGCGCTGGACATCGCCGAGCCGCACATCCGCGACGAGGGCCAGGCGCTCGTGTTCGTCTCCTCCCGGCAGGACACCGTCCAGGCCGCCAAGAAGTCCCGCGACGAGATCGTCGAGCGCGACATCCCGATGGGCGCCCGCGGCGACTACGACTTCCACAACGACGCCGCCGACCTGTCCAACGAGACGCTCCGGCAGTCGGTGCTCGACGGGGTGGGGTTTCACCACGCCGGCCTCTCGAAGGAGGACAAGGACCTCGTCGAACAGTGGTTCAAGGAAGGGAAACTGCAACTGCTCTTCTCCACCTCGACGCTCGCGTGGGGCGTGAACCTCCCCGCCCGCTGCGTCGTCATCCGGGACACCAAGCTCCACGACCCGCTGGAGGGCGAGGTGGACATGAGCCCGCTGGACGTGCTCCAGATGCTCGGCCGGGCCGGCCGCCCCGGCTACGACGACAAGGGCTACGCCTGGGTAGTCTGTGACTCCTCGGACGCCGACAAGTACCGCGCGCTGTTGCGCGACGGCAAGGAGATCGAGTCGCGGCTCGCAGAGGACCTGGACGCCCACCTCAACGCCGAGATCGCGCTCGGAACGATCGGCGACATCGACGACGTGATGGACTGGCTGGAGACGACGTTCTACTACGTGCGCGCCCGCAGCGCCCCCGACGAGTACGCCTCCGAGAGCGCGCTGCGCGAGCGGGTCAGCGACACGCTGCGCTCGCTCGTCGACCGCGGGTTCGTCGAACGGGAGGACATGCGCCTCGAACCCACCCCGCTCGGCCGGCTGGCCTCGAAGTTCTACCTGCGGCTCGACACCGCCCGGGAGTTCGCCGACCTGGCCGAACAGGCCGAGGAGAACGGCCTCGACCAGGACGGGATCCTGCGGGCCGTCGCGACCGCGGCGGAGTTCGACAGCGTCAGCGCCCGCTCGGACGAGCGCGACGCCGTCGCCGCCGTCCTCGGGGAGACCGGGGACCTGGACCCGGGCGGCCGGAAGGTGCTTGCCATCCTCGAATCGCGGATGCGCGGGACGACCCCCGGCGAACTCCAGAGCGACGCGTGGGTGATCACCCAGAACGCCCTGCGCCTGCTCGCCGCGCTCAGGGCCTTCCTCGACCGGCTCGCGGGGGCCGAGGCCGCGAACCTCGCTTGCCGCATCGAGGCGCGCATCGAGAACGGCATCAGCGACGACGCCGTCGGACTGACCGCCATCGACGGCGTCGGCTCCGGCCGGGCGAGCAAGCTCGCCGCCGAGGGGATCACGACGCCCGCCGAGGTCCGAGAGGCCGGCGTCTCCGGCCTCGTCTCCGCGGGCCTCTCGGAGGGCGTCGCCGAGCGCGTCGTCGAGAGCGCGGGCGACCTCCCGAACGTCGTCGTCGAGTGGGGCGACTTTCCCGAGGGCGTCGCTGCCGGCGAGAACGACATGCGGGAGGTCACCGTGCGCAACGTCGGCGGCGACGCCCGCGCGGGCCTGCGCGTCACGGTCAACGGCGTCGAGATGACGGCGAAGAACCGCTATCTCGGCGAGGCGGACCTCCCCGTCGGGGTCTTCGGCGGGACCGCCGACGAGATGGAGTACGCCGTCGAGGTGGCCTTCCCCGAACTCCCGCTCCACCCCGTCGTCGAGACCCGCACGGTCCGGGTCGAGTGACCGTCCGGCGCGCCCGCCCAGGCGCCGCGCGCTCGACTCGTCGGACTGCGCGGACCCCCACCCGACTCCGCGGGCCGACCGCGCCGGCCGTCCGACCGCCCCCCGAATTCGACCCGAGACGTGGCGTGCGTCGGCACCTGTCGAACACATATTGGAACTGCCACTTCTCCGCTCAGATTCGGTTTTAAATCTTCTAGGGGGTTCTGAGGCGTTCGTAAAACGTTCGGTGGCTGACTGAAAGGTCGCTGCGGGAGGGGTAAAATCGGGACGATCGGGAGAAACGACGCGAAATCACCCTAGCGGTCGTTCCTTTATATGGGGTATCCGATGCAAGTGGGAGGTAGGTGACGAACGATGTCAAGCGCCTCCCCCTTCCGTCGGTCCGCCCCCGAGTTCCCCTCGGCAACCGGTGTACAGCGCCTCCAGTCGCTCGCGGTCGGCTCGGCCCAGTTCGCCGGCTTCTGGTCGGCGGTCGTCCTCCCGTTCGCGATGCTCGCGCTCGTGGTCTCGGGGTCGGTCGCCGAGCAGGCCCCGCTGCTCGTCGGCCTCCTGCTCGCGAACCTCGTCGCGCTCCGGATCGGCCACGGCCACAACCGGGACTGACGCCGCCCTCACGGAGGCCCGTCCGCCCGACCCCCCCTCGTCGCCCCGGACGAGACCGGCGCGCCCGTCCCCGCGGTCACCTGCCGCCCCTCCACCGATCACCTCCCGACCGGCCGTCTCCCCGTCGGTCGCCTCCCCACCGGCCACACCCGCCGCCCCTCCCGCACTCGCCGCTCGCTCCTGAACTTTAAGTCCGAGAGCCGGACCACGCCGACCCATGCACGACGAGGTGCGCGTCGTCGCGGGCGACTGCACGGCGACGTTCGACGGGCGAACGGAGCGCGAACACCGCGGCGACGTGGTCACGGTGGTCAAGCCGGACAACACGGTGCTGGTCCACGACGCCGACGGCTACCAGCCGGTCGCCTGGCTCACGCGAGCGGAGAGCGTCCAGTTCGTCGACGGCGTCCTCGACGCCCGCGAGGGCGACCAGCACCTCCGCGTCGAGGTCCACGACGAGCACGGCGCGGCCCGCCACCCCGTCTCGCGGGCGGGCGTCCCCGTCGGCGGCTGCCCGACCTGCGAGGGGCGGCTCGTGCTCGCCCGCGGGTCGGTGCTGTGTCGGACGTGCGACGACGAGTACTCGATCCCCCGCGACGGCGCGGTCCTCGACGAGTCCTGCCCGGTCTGCGGGCTCCCCGTGCTCCGGGTCGAACGCGGCGCCGAGTTCGAGGTGTGTATCGACCGCGACTGCCAGTCCATCGACGACCGGGTGACCGAACGCTTCGACCGCGAGTGGGACTGTCCGAACTGCGACGGCGACCTGCGGGTCCTCCGCCGGGGCGGGCTCATCGCCGGCTGCGAGCGCTACCCGGAGTGTGACACCGGTTTCGGGATCCCCACCGGCGTCGTCGACGGGACCTGCGACTGCGGGCTGCCGGTCTTCGAGACGCCCTCCGGGCGGCGCTGTCTGGACACCGACTGCGCGGGGGCGTAGCGCCCGACCGGGTCAGGCGGACTCGCCGTCCGCGCGGGCCAGCAGGTGTTCCCGGAGGTCCGCGGGCGAGTTCGCCACGTAGTCGGCGCGGCTCCGGTCGGTCTCGTCGGCGGCGCCGTGGCGGAAGCCGACGACGTGCATGCCCGCGCGGCTCGCCGACTCGATCCCGTGGACGGAGTCCTCGACGGCGACCGTCCCGGCCGGGTCAACGCCGATCCGGTCGGCGGCGTGTTCGTAGACCGCCGGCTCCGGTTTGCCGGGCCCCTCCAGCGCGTCGGCGCTGACGACCGCGTCGAACGCCAGGTCGAAGCGGTCGAGCACCACGTCGATCCAGTCGTGGGGCGACGAGGAGACCAGCGCGAGGGTGACCCCGCGGTCGCGCAACCCGGCGAGCAACTCGTCGGCGCCGTCCAGCAGCCGCACGTCCTCGCCGTAGATAGTCGTCGCCGTCTCGTCGTACCACCCGAGGAACTCCCCGCGGTCGGCCTCGATCCCGTAGGTCCCGTCGAGGTACTCGTAGATCTCCCGGTAGTTCATGCCCGTGATCTCGTCCAGATCGAGGTCTTCGAGGCCGACCAGCGGCAGCAGTTCCTCGCGCTCGTAGGGGTGCCAGTAGTCCTCGGAGTCGACCAGCACGCCGTCCATGTCGAAACAGACCGCGTCCATACCCCGTGGTCGCCCGGTGGCGTGGAGTGTCTTTTGGATACCCCCCAACCCGTGATCGCAGGTGCTTTCCGCCCCGGCAGGTTGCTCCCGTACATGCACGCGACGCTCTCGGGGGAGGTTGTGCGGGCGGGCGAGCGGGCCCGCGAGCGGTTCTACGACTCCAGCGGCTACGGCCACCCGGTCGACGGCGGCGCGCTCGAACTCGCGCCCGTCGAGGCGGCCCACCTGCTGTACCGCGGCGACCTGGCGGCCGTCGAGGGGCCGGACGGCGCCGCGATGGACTTCCGCGCCTTCCTCAGTTCCGCCGCGGTCTCGGAGATCGCCTTCCTCGTCTACAAGGACCTGCGCGACCGCGGGTTCTACCTCTCGCCGGCGCGCGAGGGGTGGAGCGACGCGCCGGCCGCCCGCGACGCGGTCGACGACGGCGCGGTCGACTTCGTGGTCTACCCCCGCGGCTCGGGCCCGTGGGACGACGAGGTGGCCCACCGCGTGGCCGTCGTCAGCGAGCGCGAGGGCGTCCCGGCCGACGCCCTCGGGGACCTGGTGCTGGCCGTCGTCGACGAGGAGAGCGCGCTCACCTACCTCGCGACCGAACACCGCGAGGTGTCGGGGACGAGCGAGACGGACCTGCCGGCGGGCGTCGCGGGCGACCTCCTCTCGGACCGGCTCTTCCTCTGGGACCCGCCGGCCGCACTCTACGACGCGGGGTTCTACGGCCAGCCGCTCGACGACGGGGCCGGCGACGTGATCCAGCTCTCCCTGCTCGAAGCCGCGTATCTCGCCCGCGAGGGCGTCCTCGACGTGGACGGCGGGGCGGAGGCGGTGGTCGAGCGCGGCCGCGAGGTCGAGGGCGAGCGCTTCGACCGCCGCCTGCGGGTCTACGAGTCGCTGCGCGAGCGCGGGCTCGTCCCCAAGACCGGCTACAAGTTCGGCGCCGACTTCCGGACCTACGCCGACGTGGACTCCGTCGAGGACCTGGGCCACTCCGAGTTGCTCGTCCGCGTACTGGAACGCGGTCACTCCTTCTCTCCCCGCGACCTGGCGCTGGACGTGCGGCTCGCCCACGGCGTCCGCAAGGAGATGGTGTTCGCGCTGGTCGACGGGGACGCCGACGACCGCGACGGGGTCGAGTGGCTCTCCGTGACGCGACTGACGCCGTGAACCCACGGCCGCTGAATCGGGGGACCGAACCCGGACCCGGACTCGAACGGCTCCGTCCCGGCGGTCGAGCTACAGGGTGACGCGGTCGAAGTCGCTCCAGACCTCGAACGCCGAGGCGTCGTCGAGGTCGTCGGTGTGGCATTCGAGCATGTGCTCGGAGACGTTCGTGGCGACGACCCGGTCGGCGTCGAAGCGGCGGGCGCCCGCCCGGAGGTCGTCGGCGTCGCCGTGGAACTCGGCGCCGAGCACCGACCCGTCGAAGAAGAGGAGATCGGCGCCGGTACAGAAGTCGGGCACCGAGTCGACGCTGTCCACGTCGGGCGCGTAGATGACCGTCGAGTCGCCCGTCGAGACGGCGTAGCCCTGCGTGGGGAAGGCCTTGGTGCCGTGGTCGATGCCGAACGCCCGCACGTCGAACGCGTCGGTGCGGACCGCCTCGTCGGGGTCGAGCGGGACGTACTCGACGTGGTCGAGGATGTGCGGGAAGGTGTCCTCGGTGAACGTCCGGACCGGCCGGGAGCCGTAGACGGTGACCTCCTTGCCGAAGGTCGGGTGGTCGAACTCGCCCTCGTTCTGGACGTGGGTGTCCATCGCGGCCTGGTTCAGCTCGTTGATCCCCCAGTAGTTGTCGAAGTGCGCGTGCGTCGCGAAGAACCCGTCCACCTCGTAGACCTCCAGCTCGTGGAGCTGGTCGGCGATGTCGGGGCCGATGTCGAGGACGAGCCGCCGGTCGTCGACCTCGACCAGCACCGCCGGGCGCCGGCGGCGCTCGCTGGCGGCGCAGTACTCGCAGTCACAGAGCGGGGCTGGCACGCCGACCGCGTCGCCGGTCCCCATGAGAGTGACGCGCATGCCCCCGTTTGGGCCGACCCGCCGAAACCCGTTTCGTGTATCAGATCCCGAACCGGTTCGGGACGCGACGCCGCCGGGAGCGCCCGGTCCGGCGACGGCGGTCTGTCGCTCCCCGGACATCGACGTTCGGTACCGACTCACACGGTCCGTGAAGTTTATTACGAACCGCAATCGATCGTCGACCGAATCGAGGGTGTCAGCGACGGCGTCGCCCGCTGGCGCCCGTTCTCGTCGCAGTCAGTTGCGGGCCGCGACTCCGCGTGCTCGCGGACGCTCCGCGAGGATCGACACATCGACGGACGTGTCCCGGAGCGGCGCGACAGCCGCGGGTCGCGCCGTCCGCACCGCCGGGCTCCACGGTTCGGGACGTGGCGCCGTTGCAGTTCGGACGTGACGCAGTACGTGGAGGTGACGACAGTGAACGTGCTCCTCGGACTCGCGATCGCGGTCGCGGTGTTCGTCGGCGTGAACATCGGCGGCTCCTCGACGGGCGCGGCGTTCGGGCCGGCGACCGGCGGGGGCGTCGTCTCGATGCGCCAGGCGTCGGCGCTGATGGCGGCCTTCGCCCTGCTGGGCGGGTTCACCGTCGGGACCAACGTCGTCGACACGCTCGGGACGGGCTTCGTCCCCGGGTCGTACTTCACGCCCGCCACGTCGGCGGTCGTGTTGCTGTTCGTCGGCCTGGGCATCCTGCTGGGGAACGTCCTGGGCGTCTCGACGAGCACCAGCATCACGGCCGTCGCGACGGTCGTCGGGATGGGCGCCGCGCTGGGCGGGCTCGACTGGGCGACCGTCGGCACCGTCGTCGTCTGGTGGCTCGTCGCCCCGGTCCTCGCCTTCTGGGTGTGCGCGTTCCTCGGCCGGTACCTCTACGACGACGTGGTGGGCCGGCTCGACGACCTCGCCGGCGACCGCGACGGGATAGTGGAACTGCTCGTGATCGGTATCGGCTGTTACATGGCGTTCTCGGCGGGCGCGAGCAACGTCGCCAACGCCGTCGCGCCGCTGGTCGGCTCGGGCGCGGTCGGGATGACCCCC
Above is a genomic segment from Halosimplex halophilum containing:
- a CDS encoding 2-phosphosulfolactate phosphatase, producing MASLADTDLEDRLVDRILPSRARIPADPPAGNYVVIDVTHFSTTVVELFENGAEYVHVTEERGDEHAFRDEHPEARIGGGSSDDYTPTEGYDFFNSPTWVQDTDVAGRPTALTSTNGGAAVTDLRLAGGDDVDVYVGTLANARAVADHLDGAEKPTYMVAAGSKGKPSPEDTVGAVVVGRHVYGDSPTDAERDLYRQVAKLGKAPKYEQKADIRLNDLLEYDLRFSESGVVPELKGQRLHDVGEE
- the lipA gene encoding lipoyl synthase, which codes for MSRARKPEWLKMRPPSGERFTDIKETLRDRGLNTVCEEANCPNLGECWSGRDGPGTATFMLMGDRCSRGCNFCDVATGGMDPLDEEEPEQVAEAVAEIGLDYVVLTSVDRDDLPDQGAGHFARTIEAIKERHPGILVEALVPDFQGEERLVRKVLDAEPDVFAHNVETVDRLQWPVRDRRAGYEQSLSVLRQAARESDSYVKTSLMLGVGEYDHEVYQTLSDLRSVGVDVVTLGQYLQPSRSHLEVSEYVHPDAFDTWRRVAEEELGFLYCAAGPMVRSSYRAGELFVDAVLRDGKSVERARAEARAGD
- a CDS encoding class I SAM-dependent methyltransferase, encoding MDDPETYYDDHGEAEWDRLASSLHGRLEWEGTVEQLERALPESGRVLDVGGGAGRYAVWLAERGHDVTLVDPSEGQRAVARGKVAERGLGDRVTVRPGDVRDLDFDTGAFDATLCLGGPLSHVLDADERATAAAELRRVTAGGGPVFASVMGRLNWLVLYLVDGAEHLRRADELAETGDYDRAFVDRIDYDSAFAETHFFRADEFEDLLAGAGLDVERLVGLEGLASVLSAGSLRGVAEDLDEAQLAGVRRLVDDCRDDRTVADMSAHMLAVCRA
- a CDS encoding M48 family metalloprotease; amino-acid sequence: MSPALAPPVAAVLQVAVAVVVGAAVRWRARSAYEGPADDAETAAALGRLRRRGVAVGTVVTAALTRLSGLARSVQADATAAVAEAAGPTAGAVAGVAAAVAVYALPVVAVAVAVRLATVPYRRAVRGFRLRYRDAAAWELERDGVGFLGVVLAAAVALVPAGWPRVVAAVGLGLVATALTPVALVVALRTRWPTDEERAAVGDALPAGVRLRVVDDRTRLGSAFAAGIVPGAEYVFLTESLFATLDGDELRAVVAHEVGHHEHGHVLLRYALVAVAAGAALGAASVAPDAALVAILLGAPPFAVALAWVVRRTEEGSDAYAAEAVGGAALADALETLAERRYVAAGGDGWSGLLSHHPPLGDRIDRLRSHSTGPRAG
- a CDS encoding MATE family efflux transporter, which produces MFDVTRDDIVGGSLSRALVVLAGPLVAQNFALVAQSVVDLFWVGRLGGTAVAAVGLATVVVALLTVPLQAFFTGSQVVTSQRVGADEAAAARRVPFTAAACAVAVAAVLGVGLVVGAETVAGLFTGDAAVRRLAAEYLTAYALALVAIGASDTLESGFTGWGDTTAALYVNLTAIVVNVVFDPLLILGWGPFPRLELFGAALATAVGYAVGALFALALAARGREGFRLTRRALRPHLDTAREVADVGLPVAGQQSGRQVARLGMIWVVSAVGGPAALAAYHIGSQVATVAFVPAQGVAQAATSVVGQNLGADQPARARRATWIGVAIAAVGLSAFGVVQWFVPAPIARVFVPDLSGQALAYSVLYLQILAYGYWALGVIYTVEAGFNGAGNTDVSMYSTLAQYWAVRLPVALVGAYALDLGAAAVFWGVTLSNVAAALWLTAYFHRSADRGMLDRAADDAAASD
- a CDS encoding DEAD/DEAH box helicase, which encodes MAVSEVLPDYADAFPFERFNRMQCEVLPALLDSEENVVVSAPTASGKTALAEVAICEAIEADGTALFLAPLRALTNEKESEWERFEDLGYSVYVVTGERDLNPRRAERADILVMTPEKADSATRKHDSPRYSFITDVDCCVIDEVHLLDSEKRGSVLEVTVSRLRRLCDPRVVALSATMPNVDDVAGWLDAPADNTFEFGDDYRPVPLHADVRTYTHGDNAFADKYRRLYRALDIAEPHIRDEGQALVFVSSRQDTVQAAKKSRDEIVERDIPMGARGDYDFHNDAADLSNETLRQSVLDGVGFHHAGLSKEDKDLVEQWFKEGKLQLLFSTSTLAWGVNLPARCVVIRDTKLHDPLEGEVDMSPLDVLQMLGRAGRPGYDDKGYAWVVCDSSDADKYRALLRDGKEIESRLAEDLDAHLNAEIALGTIGDIDDVMDWLETTFYYVRARSAPDEYASESALRERVSDTLRSLVDRGFVEREDMRLEPTPLGRLASKFYLRLDTAREFADLAEQAEENGLDQDGILRAVATAAEFDSVSARSDERDAVAAVLGETGDLDPGGRKVLAILESRMRGTTPGELQSDAWVITQNALRLLAALRAFLDRLAGAEAANLACRIEARIENGISDDAVGLTAIDGVGSGRASKLAAEGITTPAEVREAGVSGLVSAGLSEGVAERVVESAGDLPNVVVEWGDFPEGVAAGENDMREVTVRNVGGDARAGLRVTVNGVEMTAKNRYLGEADLPVGVFGGTADEMEYAVEVAFPELPLHPVVETRTVRVE